TTGACACCGAAGTAAGTTGCTGTCTTTCACTGGTACCTGAAATTCATCCTAACATGCAATAGGACTGGCTTTACGAAGACGGTGAGGACACCACCAAGTCCGTGTACGTTGCCAAGATGGATGAGATCCGCTTCATTGCCGGGCCCATTGTCCAGCGTTACAAGGAAAAGGTCGAAGCTGAGCGTCAGGCCGTCCTGAAGGCtcaggaggaagaggccgCCAAGAAGCGTGCTGAGCAGGAGGCCCAGCGCAAGGCCGAGgaggaggccaagaaggCGCAGGAAGCCCAGCAGGAGCCAAAGGCCGACTCTGAGATGCAGGACGCACCCGCCGAGGGTGAGGCCGCTCCCGCCGAGGAACAGAAGCAGTAAATCAAccacaaaaaaaaagtttCGCGCCTATGAGTTGACGttttgatatcatttacGGTACGGTTTTTGAATTCCGTGCGAACTTCATGACAACGGCCATGACAATACAAATTTCtcgtttctttctttcttatCTTATTTTACCCCCCATTTTTGTGATGTTGAAATCTAATGTTGTAGACCGTGAGTTTGCTCTGTTTTTACCTTCTCTCGTTTCGGTTGTTTTATGGACGTTTGGTTCCCTTTCACAGGAAGGAGTCAGGTTATGATGCATGGATATACGGTAATGTGACCACGGAATGAATAGAGGCAGTTGCTGTTGCTACGGTCCGTTGAGATGATTTTGAAGTCTATGGATAGAATGAACAGCGTACAGTAATAGAAGACTGGTTGAGTTGACCATTGTGCATAAGTAGATCGTAGTTATGTTTGTATTACTCAGCTATGCTAACATACCGCCTAAGGCAATAATCTTATCGACGCTGTTATCTCTGGCTGACAAACGCAATCGCCGTCGAAGTCGATCGAATGTCGTCTTTGCCTCAGTCGCATTCCTCATAACTCATCCGCCATCTATTGTATATATAAATCCATTGGGGACGTCCTGATCCCCTCAATCCAAACAATGGATGCATCCACTCCTAATACCATGGAGCTTACAATCCACCACCATGGCACTCCTCACACCTACCACCTCTCCCCCGACGCAACCCTCCAAGACCTCTCAGCAACACTATCCTCAACCCTTCACATCCCAACGGAAAACCAGAAACTCCTCATCGCCCCGAAACCAGGCATGCAGAAACATCCCTTCCCACCAACCAAACTCGACTCTATCCTCCAGCTCGACTCCCCCAAGTTCAAAATCACCCTCCTCGGCACTCCAACAAAGGAAATCGAGAATCTAAACGCCGAAGGCGAGAATACAAAACGAAAACTCGAGGCGCGCGCAGCCGCAAGACTTTCTTCAGCCGCAAAACCAACACCTACGCGCCGGACGGGTGGGATACATACACTCGGCGATTCGAAGGAGTCGTATACATTCCATCGCCTGTTACCGCTGTCTTACCTGCCGAATCCGGACCGCTCGTTACAGTTTCTCGCGCGACTTCGTGATGATCCTGGTATTCGCGCGGCGATGGCAAAGCACCGCTTCTCCGTGCCGTTGTTAACAGAGATGAACCCCGCCGAGCATACAACCTCGGAGTCGCGGACGTTAGGCCTTAACCGCAATAAAGGTGAGGTTATTGAACTGCGGCTTCGGACGGATGCGTACGATGGCTATCGTGATTACCGGACGATAAGGAAAACACTGTGCCATGAACTTGCGCATTGTGTGTTCAGTGAGCATGATCGGGATTTCTGGAATTTGACGGGGCAGATTGAGAAGGAGGTTGAGAGGGGAGATTGGAAGCATGGAGGGCGGAGTGTTAGTGGGGAGGAGTTTTATAATCCCGGGGACTGGGAGGGGGTTCAGGAGAGTGGGTTGGTTGTTGATGAGAAGGGGTGGACTGGGGGGAGTTTTGTGCTGGGCGGATTGAGGGAGGATGCTGTTGGTAGTGCTAACagtgctgctggtggtgcgAGGTCAGTTGGAGTtgaggggaggagggaggtgTTGGCGAGAGCTGCGGAGGAGAGAATGCGACGAGAGAAAGAGCaggggaagaaagagaattgACATATGATACCCATGTTTATAAACAAGTTGCATGCTTGACATGTACACGATAATGTACCTAAGTCTGCTCATTCACAAACAACCCAGCCATACCCTGTCCAGTTCCAATACACATACTAGTAACCAAAACCTTCTTCTGCGTCCTCTTCGCCTCGTTCAACACAGTACAGATCTGTCTCGCTCCCGTAGCTCCCAACGGGTGACCGAGCGCAATCGCACCACCGCACGGGTTTACCTTAGCATGGTCCAGACCAAGGTTGTTCAAGCAGTACACCGCCATCGAGGCGAATGCCTCGTTGATCTCGAAGATGTCGATGTCGTCCTTAGTCAAGTTGAACTTGCCCAGGAGCTTGGGGATCGCGGCTGTAGGTCCGATACCCATGACACGAGGAGGGACACCGGCGACAGTGGCGCCGCAGAATTTGGCGAGGATGGGCTGGTTCAGCTCAATGGCCTTGGAGCGGCGCATGAGGAGAATTGCGGCGGCTGTATCATCGTCAGTGTCTATTCTAATTGAGGTCTAGTTGGGGCAGAGCTTACCGCCATCAGTGACTTGACTGGCGTTACCACCAGTAGTCCTGTTACCGAACTGAGGGAATGCAGGACGAATCTTGCCCAATGCCTCGGGCGTAGTACCATAGCGAATACCCTCATCTCTCGTCAAAGtaacctccttctcctcgccCGTCTTAGGATCCTTGACCTTGGTCGTAATCGGCACAATCTCATCATCAAACCAACCCGCCTTCTGCGCGGCCTCAGCACGCCGAAAAGACTCCGCTGCATACCGATCCTGCGTCTCCCGCTCGATATTAAAATCGGCACCCACATTCTCCGACGTTTGTCCCATCGGCTGCATACAATCCGCCGCCTCCTGATTCTTCAGCACCTCCTCATGGAACGGCTTCGGAATCCGATCCCCATTCCCACTCATCAACTCCGCCCCGACGGCCAAACCCACATCAATTGCGCCCAGCTGGATCTGATTCGCAATATCCTGCACCGCCTTAAGACCAGACGAGCAGAACCGGTTCACAGAGCTGCCACCGGCCGTGTGCGGGATGCCCGCCGCGAGCGCGGCCGCGCGGATGATGTAGGCTGCTTTGCCGTCGCCAACGTTGCCGAGGCAGACGTCTTCGATTAGGGATGGGTCGATGTTGGAGCGTTGCAGGGTTTGTTTGAGGAGGGCGTGGATCATGTAGTCGAGTTCTGTGTCTTTGAAGCCGCCTTTCATGGCTTTGGTGAGGGGGGTGCGGAGGGCGAGGGTGATGACTACATCGTCGGGGTTTTTGGAGGTGCTAGTGCTCTTAGTGGCTGTATTGAGGGTATGCGATAGATAAGTGGACTTACATCGCAGACACTCCGGTGTTGCCGGAGGGCTTCAGGTGGTTCAAGATCGAGCTCAGGCGGTCCGTCATCTGTGGTGGTGAGTTGGAGTTGGCCATGATGTTGCCACTGGAGACTTACTGTGTTGGTGATATGTATATGAAtagataataataataacagaACAGGATATTAATGAGAGAAACTGTTACAACCAGAAGAAGTGTAGAGGAATGAAGAAGTTGAAGTTGTTCAGTTCTCCAATTTATCGAGCGATCAGCCGAAACGAGCCGAGGTCCATTTCTGGAATGTCCGCATTTATTCGGAGACTCAACTAAATATGATATTAAAGATTTCCTGCTGATTTGGCTAGTTTTATATAGGAAGATTGTTTATGATTGAAAATAGAATTGTACAGCTGGATTTTGAGCTGTATAGTAGTAGTTGCTGGCAACAACATAAACATGCATACACTAGCCATCAGCATTCTTTCTCCAATCTACTACACAATCTACACCTATGACCTGTACTCCTGTGCCTAACAAATATCGTAACAATATGGCTGTCATCGAAATCGAAGTAATCCACGACTTTGTCTGCGCTGTAAGTACACCGTACACTTTACCCTCAGTAATGCGTATAATTAACCATTGCGGTGGTGCTACATTGCCAAATGCACCCTCGACCGCGCCATCTCCCTCTACCAGAAAACCGTCCCCGGCGGACGCTCCGATATCTTCTCCATAAAATATCGCCCCTACTACCTCAGCTACAACCCACATGCTCACAGCGTCGATAAGAGCGAGCTTATCGATGTCCGACTACGTGACATGGCCCTGGAACAGCGCACAGCGCTCTTCAACAGGATGGATCAGATCGGGCGGTCTGTGGGTATTGTTCTTAAGGCGGGAGGGAAGATTGGGAGTACAAGAGATGCGCATCGGGTTGTTTATTATTGTCAGATGAATGAGAATGAGAAGGATGCTGATACCGCCACTACGAATGCTCTCGTGGAGAAGATCTTTGAGACGTATCATGAGCGGGAGATGGATATTTCGGATTCAGATGTGCTGAGATATTTAGCTGTTGATGCTGGTGTGAGTAGGGAAGAGATGGTTGGATGGTTGGATGCTAGTCCGGCGGTTGCTGATGAGGAAGCCCGGAAGAATAAAGAGGAGGTGAGTCGGGAGTTCCGGTTTGTATTGTCCAGGGCGAGCATCGTATTGATGGTTCGGGAGATATATCCGAGTTCTTTGAGATATTCAGCAAGGCGAGGGAGTGGGATGCAGGCCAGTGATAATGTAAAGGATCACAGCACGGCTCCATTCTATACTGTCTACCGTCGGCATATTCAGTAGTAAACCAATGCCAGACAGAAAGCAATTGCCGATATGCTGTCGATCAACTCGTATTCAATGGGTACCCCTGTAATCTGACAGCGAAGAGTTTTACATTCCTTCCATTCCTTCCTATGCGAGACGACAAGCCGCAGGCAATGCACCACAGCCGCCCAGCTTGCTTCAAATGTCGCCCTTTCTTGTGATTTTCAACTCTCTATCTGGGCCAGACATTTCAAAATGCATGCCATTTCGTTGTTGTcgattcttcttctcggtGCGGTTTTAGCACTAGGAAGTAGTACAAAGATCGAATACTCGATCAAGGGCGCCAATACCTCTTATCCGGTCAGTCTCAATGGCATCAACCTGCTGTCAGCGTCGATGCAAGATGTCTCATCTGCGTTGTCAAACGGGACTGTAACGACGTTGGAACTGGTAGACGCATATGTTGCACGACAGAAGGCGTTGGATCATCGCGGTGCGCTTGCGCTAGCAGCATAGAAAACGAATGAGACAAAATTGGCTCACAAATATCTCAGGACTAACCTTGCGATCTGTCATTGAAATCGCCCCTACAGCTCGCGAAATCGCCCGGCAATTAGACGAGGAGCGTGCTAATGGAAACCTGAGAAGTCAGCTGCATGGTGTTCCCATCGTTGTTAAAGACAGTAAGTAACCACCTCCTGATCCTTATTCAAAGCTCATGTTAGAAGACTACAACACAGAACCCAAATTGGGTATGAACACCACCGCCGGGTCGTACTCCCTCCTCAACCAAACAGTCACCGGAGATGcattcgtcgtctcaaaACTCCGAGAAGCcggcctcctcatcctcggaaAAGCAAACCTCGACGAATTCGCCGGCATGATGGGCAAGGACAACTCTTCCGGATTCAGCGCCCGCGGCGGCCAAGCATCAGCCGCCTATGTCGTAGGAGGCTTTGCAGCCGGAGGCGACCCGTCTGGTAGCTCGGGGGGTTCTGCGATAGCCGTTTCGGCGGGCTTCGCTGCTGCATCGCTGGGGACTGATACGGATGATAGTATTGTGAAGCCTGCGTGTCGGGCAGCGTTGTTTGGGCTGAGGCCGTCGACGGGGCTGACCAGTAGGTCGGGTGTTGTACCGCTTTCGCTTTCGCAGGATAGCACGGGTCCTCTTGCGAAATCTACTTGGGATGTTGCGGCTTTGCTTAGTATCATGGCTGTTCATGATGAGAATGATTCATATTCGCGGGCTGCTGAGCCGTTTCGCAAGAAGGACTATACTGCATGTCTGAAGAAAGATGGCTTCAAGGGTCTTCGAATCGGAGTACCCAGATACCCTTTCTTCAACGCTAGCATTACCGGAGCACGGTCTGAGGCCAACCAGGCCGTCGACAAAGCGCTGACAGAAATGCAAAAACTAGGAGCCACCGTTATCGACCCGGTGACGTTCCCAAATGCAGAGGAGTTCACCTATGCGTATCCTGGATTACCGGAACGTTCCAATAATGAGACAATCTTACTTCGTGAGACGCCCTTCCCTATTATCACAGATGAATTCTAAACCTAGAAACTCAGAATATGACCTCAAAGAAGACCTAGCCACCTACCTCCAAACCCAGTTAATCAACTCCACCATCAAATCTCTTCAAGACATCATCAACTACAACGAAGCCCACAGCGACCTCGAATTCCCCCCAGGCCAATGCTGCCAAGCGACCTTCCTCAACTCCAACAATCTCCTTCCCCGCGCCTCGTCAGCCGAATACTGGATCGCACAGTATCACCAACAGCGGCTCGACGTGGAAGGTATGCAGGCCACCATGCGGCAACATAATTTGGATCTTTTCGTCGTGCCAACTGAAGGCTATTCGGCGAGGATGGGGGCTATTGGGAGAAGACCGGTGGGGACGGTGCCGTTGGGGTATGACAGGATTAATCTGCCGTTCGGGTTGGCGTTTGTGGGGAAGAGTTATGATGAAGGGACTGTGCTTAAGGCGATGTATGCTTTTGAGAAGGCGTTTCCTAAGAGGCAGGTTCCGCCGACTTTGGATTAACCTGGTTAGGACTGGAATGGTAGTCATGTGGCTCGAAGAGCTAATAGTCCCGTATATTCGTGCTAGAGGGTGATAAAAGTGAGCTAAAAGAAAATCTGCTGTCAAGCGTTCTTAAAATGACCAACGCCTAACCCACAAGTCCGTCTCATGCGAGTACATATTATATATAACCACCATTAGCGCCGTTTCCCAATACCCATTATAagcaaatccaaatccataaGCCAGCTACTCATGCCAGATATTGTTATAGTTGACTTCGTCATTACTGATCACGCTACCAACCTCCGACCAGCCAGCCGGAGTGACAGCTCCAGACCGTAACTGTCCAAGATCACTCAATGTACTATCGGACGACTCATCTGCCGCATACTTGTATACATGACTAAAGTCACTAGAGGTCGACGGCGTAGATGGACGTTCGGGGTGTCCTTGGCTCACCGACTCGAAGTCAGAAAACTCAGAAAACGGAGACTGGAGGTTTTGATGCGTATCGTTAAGCGGTGGTTGCGCTGAAGGTGCATAGTACTGCGTGGACGAAGTACCCTCTGTATGGCCGACTGACGAGCGGCGAGATTCCGGTCGCGAGTGCATGAGTCCGAAATCAGGCTCTGGTTCTTCGGATGTAGGAGTCAACTGCACAGGAGTGGCGGAACGAGATTGCGGAGCTGGCGTGTCAGGCAGCGGCTTATTCTCGTCTGAGGCTGCGCCTTGTTTGCCACGCTGAACCAGTTGCGATGATCCGAGGTCTATAGCTGTCGAGTTGGCAAGAATATCAGTGGCAAGCTCAGGGTCATTTTCCAAATCATCCAACAGACGACCGTCCTTGTCGACTATTGCATCGAAACTGGATGGGGGCGAGCCGCTGCTCTTCCTTCTACTCCGCTCCATAAGCAGTGCGCTCCGTCGCTCCAACTCCTCCCGGATAGCTCGTCTTCGCTCCTCGGCCACCTCTCCGGGCTCTTCAGTCATCGACATTTCCTCCCGGAATGATAAGGACTCTCGAGGTTGGACCTCATCGCCTAGATTGTGTAGTGTCTGCGCGAGTTTACGTCGCTGATTGTAAATCCATTGCCGGAACTGGGGGGATTCATAGACTGCGATGCCAGCAGCGACAAGCGCTGAGACAGTAATGATAAATCCTATACATATTAGCCTTAGAAGAACAATGAGATTGTGTGATGCTTGTAGATGTAGTTGAAAGACAGTCTCCATAGATAAGCACACCGCCCGGTTGAACCTGGAGATCCATCAAGAGCATACTGTATAAAACAGTAGAAAGAATAGAAGAGACGTACCCTTTGCAACCGGCGACATGGTTCTTGGATCTTCCCAAGAGGATCATAAAGCAAAAGTTGGTGGGTTGGATTGGAAGTGACTGCATGTGGTTATTAAAGCATGCGTCATCCGTATTATCACACGTGACTTTTGGCTCTCTTACGAGCCGACCCTACTTATCAACCGTCCTTCCTAAGTTTCCTTCTCTCGCAAGCAGACATGAACAGCCAAAACCAAAACCTCCCAGTGATTGGGAAGAGCCGCGTGAAGCACCCGTCCAGCCGAGCTAGCCCATCCAACGCCTCTAGAGAGGGTTGCCTCGCCGCCACAAGCCAGTACTCCAAGACCTGTCAAGAAGTAGGATGCTTCCTCCGACGATGAATTGGCtatcgaaaaagaaaaggcgTACTTTAAATGGTGTGATGAGCATCCAGACGAGCTTGAGAAGAGATGCCTGGAACACTACCCTAAGCTTGAGATAGTCAATTATCATGGGCATCGCCTCCCATTCTTTGTTGCACCTGCTGAATGATTCTCCTTATACTATACAAGGTGGTACAAAGACGACAATGGGCATATCAGATGAGCTGTGGGATGCCTATTAAATAGACGTTGAAGCTGAGTAGCTTGAGGCTAATGCTAGATCCGACTGGCGTGAGAAAGTTCGCGAGATCGAACGTCAATATTTTGGCTATTGATGCTGGCATCAAGGCTCTATTTCGctctattttcttttccttcttttctgttGCTTTGCAAGTCTTGTTCTCGTTCAAAGCGATGGGGCCCGAAATTTTGTTGGGTATGGTGTCCTTGCCCTCGCCTCTGTTGTCCACGTTGCTCATCTCGTAGTCGTCCGTTTCCTCCATGAGACTGGTGTCCTTGCCCTCACCCCCGTTTATGTTGCTTGGGGTGTTGGTATTAGTATGCTCGGGTTGTGGTTGCTCTGGACTGCTCTTACCGCATCGCACTTGAATGATGCTCAAGTTTTCAAGAAAATTATTTTTTATTTATTCTtttgaagagaaggagacaGAGAATGGACGAAAGAATGAGGATTAATTCTCTACTGCTCAGAGCGCAGGGAAGCCTGTATGTTGACACAAGGATTGATCGTGAGAGTAACTAAGAACATATGGTTCCTGACTTGCAAAGCaacagaagaggaagccaCCGCGCCGCGTGGAATGACACTGAGATGATGGTTGATTCCAGCGCAAGAGACATTATCATAGTGAAGACAGGGGAGGAGACCACGAAGCGGCAGGTAACTTGGAGCATGGGAGAGGTACTTAATTCGGTAAGTCTAACACCCCAGTTCATGGTCAACTACTAACCATACCAGCAGCTCAATGGCGGCAAATTACAAGACTTTGACTTGCTAGCTGGCCAAGCGGAAGCTATGCGTCGATGCCTGCTTTACCCTCTTGAAAATGCAGCTTAGCTTGTACACCATATACAGGACAACTGCGAACGACGAACCGCGGTTCGATGGCCATTTCAGGTGGAAGTTTGCACGCGAGAAGACGACTGTCACTGTTAGTGTATTGTCAAACGACGGCCATACCACAGCCATTGAAGCTGTGTTTGCACACAGCAATGAGGATTTGACGTTGAAGGACGTTTTTGCTGCTTTTAACCGGAAGGAGACCCGCAAGGCACAATCTTCGAAGATCCAAAAGCATTGCAACGCCTTATTCTTTACCGCACGTaatttcctcttctcgtCGTCACACCTTACCTCACGCCGCAGATTCCTCTCCTGTTCTGTCCCACTGCCCGGCTCACCTCATCGACTACGCAAGCAAGAGTGAGGAAAGTATCGGCGTCATCCTTCGGCATCCCCGCTGACCGCACGTGATACTGATCTACCCTTATCCCCGGCCCTAACTCGCATCCGCTTTGGGAATCCCGTGTTTTCCCCGCTGCGACAACATCAAGACTTTAACTCTTGCTTTACATACAAGTCACTACAGAACTCCTCCTTATTACGGTTGAATATGTCTCGTCCGGCTTCAACGGTACAGCGTCCTCTGACGCTGACGGAGGAATTGGAAAAACTCGAGCAATCCATCACCCTGACGCTGCAAGGTAAACAAAGCCAATGCCCAACTGTAAACAAGCTGGCTAGAGACTGACACGCGCAGAAATCGACCATAATTTCAGCCAAGCCCATCGGATAGTTACTACAAGCATTCTGCCTCTGGTCGAGCAGTATGCAGAGAATTCGCGCGACGTCTGGGAGGGAGCCAAGGTGGGTGGTGACAGTCGACCCGAGTTAAAAGAGCACAGGAGAGCTAACAGCAACAGTTCTGGAAACAGTTCTTCGAAGCAAGCGCAAACGTCTCCCTCTCTGGCTACGAAGAAAAGCCCAACGAAGAAGAAACCGCCGTGCACGATGAACACACCGCGACGGAAGAAGCAGATTCAACTGCCTTGTCCGAAAACCCCTCGGCCTCCTACGAGAACCAGTCGTCTCTCGACAACGAAGATAATGATGACGCCGATCTCACCCAAAACAAACCAGACGACCTCGATCTGACCTCCCTAACTCTCACCGGCCACAGTACACCCCGGGCGCCGACAGAGAAGCACGATGCAGACCCAGACCTTACCTCCACCTCCTCGATCGCATACTCCTCCACCTCACCCTACGAAACCCTGAAACAACAAATCAACGAGTCCAAATCCCCCTTCGACCTCGAAGAGTCGAACCTCCCATCTACCCCGCCCGGCAAATCATCGTTCAGACAATACCACGGAACCCCCATGTCCCCTGGATCATCGCCATTCGTACCCCCCGTTTCGCACGAGGCAGAAACACCAACAACCAACAGAAAGGGCGGATACCACTACTCTAAACCCTCTGACCCAGTTATGCACCGCATGCCCGATAAAACCTACCGCGTGCAAGCCACACCACTCGGCAAGGGAGCAGGAGTTGGCCGGTCCAAGTTCACCGTCACGCCCAAGAACAAACCATCCGGTAGTAAATACGGCTTCGAAGACTCTCCCCTCTCCAGCCCCGAGCCGGAAGCCCCGCAATTGAATCAAGAGATCTTTTCCTCGCCCATCAAATCAGCATTCACGCCCGGTACGGACCGAAAACGCAGTCGTCCCAGTCTCAGCGGCCACCTGCGCGTTACGCCTCAGCCCGGTACCAGTGTCCTTACTCCTGCTAAAGGCGGTGCTAGTGGCAAACGACCTGGGTTCTGGGATAGCGACGATGAGATGCCTGAGGACTTTGAGGATGACGGATTCAGTCCCCCGAAGACGATGCAGTTCCATATTCCGCAGAGTCGCTTGATGAAGACGCCTGCGAAGGAAGCATCGAAGCGGATCGTGGAGGACCTGCTTGTTACTGCTGGAGCGGATGATCTCACGGATTCGGTGGCCGAGCAGAGTCCGAGTCTTATCCGACGAGCGGAGGGTTTGGAAGATGAGTCTTTTTAATATTAGCCAATTCTATCTTCAATGTATATCGTGACAATATGCTTATTAAATGTCCCATACTACACTGCCAACTTCCATGAACCACATCACGAAAATCCGTCCAGTACTCTATACACGGATATCAAGCACACAGAGCACACGTACAGAAAAGATCAATCAGTAACTAGCTTCGAACCTGCGGAAATCCTGTTGTACTCAAACAGTGATAATTAGGTACTCGTGCATACGTATGAAGGACGGAAGACAAGACGGGGCTGGGGTATCGGTATCGAACGTGAAGCGTCGaggaaggaaggaaagaagagaggcAGGGAGGGAGAAGGTGTGAGGTGGGCGGGATGAGCAGGAGAAAGGACGAGAATATCACACCGACACGGTATATGTACATCCTACCAACTGGTGGGAATAGAAAAACAAGAAACAGGGTATTTTGTAGAGTAAATCAATCAACTTGCAAAGGAAAGGGAGGGAAAAGCGAAAAGTCCAATCCGCAGACGCCCAAACCAGACAAACCAGCTCCAGGCTAAAAAGACGTTTGAATAACACAAAAGATCGAAAGAGATAATAAAGAAAGCCCAGGTGGGTAATTCTACACCACGTTGTTTTCTGTGAATGCAACTCAAGGCAAGCCTTGCATACCGTTGAAAACTTCCTGGCAAGTTTCGACCAGGAATCTCAAAACCtcattcttcttctgcacATCAGTCATTTCACGGGCCAGACTTTCCGGTCTCATGATGGTCGGTGCAAAGACGACGGCGACGTTCTGACTAGTCATCAGGTTCTCACTCTCGCGCTCGACCACCCGCGCTAGATGGAACAAGAGGAATTCGAGTACATCGCGATGGACGCGCGGCAATGCTTGGAGACACTTGCGCATATGTTCAACACGAGCTGCGTGCGGCGTGATTTCGCCAGAATCGATGACCATTTCGTAGACTTCGTAAGTGATAAGAGGGGTTGGCAGTTTCCGGAAATACTGCTTCAGTGCCGAGGTCACGGCATGGATATCGAGATCTGGGTCGGAGATATCATAATCTTGAGGTGACTTCTCAAATCCTTCCTTGATGGTTTGAATCGCGGAGCTTGCACCGGATTTGCGGTAGATTCCTTCCATGTCCATGCCTAGAAAATACCAGTTAACCATGAGTCCAACCAAAAGAATCGCAAAGAACTCACCTCGCAGTTCAACTTCCTGGATACACCGAGTTACAATAGCAGGAATGATGCTCTTCTCATGCTCCATGCGCTGTTCTAAATCGGTACCAAAAAGGGCTGACAAGAGACTGTTAATATGACTATTCTTATAAAGTGGGCGGCCATGAGCATACCTGGTGTGCCAGCAACATCAGACAATGCCGGAGCACTATCAGCCTGAGCCAACTTTGTGCCACCCTGTTTGTTCCTTGGG
This Aspergillus chevalieri M1 DNA, chromosome 3, nearly complete sequence DNA region includes the following protein-coding sequences:
- a CDS encoding putative zinc metalloproteinase (COG:D;~EggNog:ENOG410PG8I;~InterPro:IPR029071,IPR013536;~MEROPS:MER0215827;~PFAM:PF08325) — translated: MDASTPNTMELTIHHHGTPHTYHLSPDATLQDLSATLSSTLHIPTENQKLLIAPKPGMQKHPFPPTKLDSILQLDSPKFKITLLGTPTKEIENLNAEGENTKRKLEARAAARLSSAAKPTPTRRTGGIHTLGDSKESYTFHRLLPLSYLPNPDRSLQFLARLRDDPGIRAAMAKHRFSVPLLTEMNPAEHTTSESRTLGLNRNKGEVIELRLRTDAYDGYRDYRTIRKTLCHELAHCVFSEHDRDFWNLTGQIEKEVERGDWKHGGRSVSGEEFYNPGDWEGVQESGLVVDEKGWTGGSFVLGGLREDAVGSANSAAGGARSVGVEGRREVLARAAEERMRREKEQGKKEN
- the kat1 gene encoding putative 3-ketoacyl-CoA ketothiolase (Kat1) (COG:I;~EggNog:ENOG410PJ8U;~InterPro:IPR016039,IPR020613,IPR020617,IPR020616, IPR020615,IPR002155;~PFAM:PF00108,PF02803;~go_function: GO:0016746 - transferase activity, transferring acyl groups [Evidence IEA];~go_function: GO:0016747 - transferase activity, transferring acyl groups other than amino-acyl groups [Evidence IEA]); translated protein: MANSNSPPQMTDRLSSILNHLKPSGNTGVSAITSKNPDDVVITLALRTPLTKAMKGGFKDTELDYMIHALLKQTLQRSNIDPSLIEDVCLGNVGDGKAAYIIRAAALAAGIPHTAGGSSVNRFCSSGLKAVQDIANQIQLGAIDVGLAVGAELMSGNGDRIPKPFHEEVLKNQEAADCMQPMGQTSENVGADFNIERETQDRYAAESFRRAEAAQKAGWFDDEIVPITTKVKDPKTGEEKEVTLTRDEGIRYGTTPEALGKIRPAFPQFGNRTTGGNASQVTDGAAAILLMRRSKAIELNQPILAKFCGATVAGVPPRVMGIGPTAAIPKLLGKFNLTKDDIDIFEINEAFASMAVYCLNNLGLDHAKVNPCGGAIALGHPLGATGARQICTVLNEAKRTQKKVLVTSMCIGTGQGMAGLFVNEQT
- a CDS encoding uncharacterized protein (COG:Q;~EggNog:ENOG410PN49;~InterPro:IPR036249,IPR001853;~PFAM:PF01323;~go_function: GO:0016491 - oxidoreductase activity [Evidence IEA]), with translation MALEQRTALFNRMDQIGRSVGIVLKAGGKIGSTRDAHRVVYYCQMNENEKDADTATTNALVEKIFETYHEREMDISDSDVLRYLAVDAGVSREEMVGWLDASPAVADEEARKNKEEVSREFRFVLSRASIVLMVREIYPSSLRYSARRGSGMQASDNVKDHSTAPFYTVYRRHIQ
- a CDS encoding uncharacterized protein (COG:J;~EggNog:ENOG410PGSJ;~InterPro:IPR023631,IPR036928;~PFAM:PF01425;~SECRETED:SignalP(1-17)); protein product: MHAISLLSILLLGAVLALGSSTKIEYSIKGANTSYPVSLNGINLLSASMQDVSSALSNGTVTTLELVDAYVARQKALDHRGLTLRSVIEIAPTAREIARQLDEERANGNLRSQLHGVPIVVKDNYNTEPKLGMNTTAGSYSLLNQTVTGDAFVVSKLREAGLLILGKANLDEFAGMMGKDNSSGFSARGGQASAAYVVGGFAAGGDPSGSSGGSAIAVSAGFAAASLGTDTDDSIVKPACRAALFGLRPSTGLTSRSGVVPLSLSQDSTGPLAKSTWDVAALLSIMAVHDENDSYSRAAEPFRKKDYTACLKKDGFKGLRIGVPRYPFFNASITGARSEANQAVDKALTEMQKLGATVIDPVTFPNAEEFTYAYPGLPERSNNETILLQYDLKEDLATYLQTQLINSTIKSLQDIINYNEAHSDLEFPPGQCCQATFLNSNNLLPRASSAEYWIAQYHQQRLDVEGMQATMRQHNLDLFVVPTEGYSARMGAIGRRPVGTVPLGYDRINLPFGLAFVGKSYDEGTVLKAMYAFEKAFPKRQVPPTLD
- a CDS encoding uncharacterized protein (COG:S;~EggNog:ENOG410Q0BM), with product MSPVAKGFIITVSALVAAGIAVYESPQFRQWIYNQRRKLAQTLHNLGDEVQPRESLSFREEMSMTEEPGEVAEERRRAIREELERRSALLMERSRRKSSGSPPSSFDAIVDKDGRLLDDLENDPELATDILANSTAIDLGSSQLVQRGKQGAASDENKPLPDTPAPQSRSATPVQLTPTSEEPEPDFGLMHSRPESRRSSVGHTEGTSSTQYYAPSAQPPLNDTHQNLQSPFSEFSDFESVSQGHPERPSTPSTSSDFSHVYKYAADESSDSTLSDLGQLRSGAVTPAGWSEVGSVISNDEVNYNNIWHE